GCGGGATCTTCGACTACCTTGCCACGACCACCGAACCAATGGATAAATTGTTTCGTTATTTTACAACAGAAGCACTCTCTTCAAGATGGACGCCCGCCATCAACAAGCCGAGTTTTTCGGGCGTGGCGTGTTCGCGCGGAACGATATCCATTACTCGTCCTTCGTATAACACTGCGATGCGGTCAGAGAGTGCGAGGATCTCATCGAGGTCTTCCGAGATGAGCATGATGGCAACACCGTTGCGGCGTTGTTCGAGCAATTGTTCGCGGACGTATTCCGTTGCGCCAATGTCAAGTCCGCGTGTGGGCTGGGCGGCGATAACGACGCGCGGCGCGCGGCTGATCTCGCGTGCCAACACCACTTTTTGGATGTTTCCGCCCGATAGATTCTTCGCGAGCGTGTCGCGTGAGGGTGTCTTGACCTGAAATCTTTTTATCAATTCATCAGTATGACGGGAAATTTCGCCAAGATTGAGAAATCCCACGCGCGAGTAAGGTCGTTTTTCATGTTCGCGCAGGACCATATTTTCGGCGACGGTGAATTCCCTGATCACGCCGTCGCGCATCCGCTCCTCCGGAATGTAGGATAGCATCCGGTCTGTGCGCGCGGCAGGAGGCAGACCTGTAACATCCTGCCCTTCAAGAATAACCTGCCCGCTGGCGGCTTTCCGCAAACCGGCGATGACTTCGGCGAGCTCGCGTTGACCGTTGCCCGATACACCCGCGATTCCCAAAATCTCGCCGGAGCAAACTTCCAGGGTGACGCCCCGCAAGCCGGGGGTGCCGCGGTCACTACTGCAGGAAATGTTATTGAGTTCGAGGCGCGCTTCGCCGCGATCGACAACGCCGCGGTCGGGAATTAACCCCACCTCGCGCCCGACCATCCAGTTGGCAAGGTCCTGTTTGGTGACTTCGGATGTTGGCCGCGTGCCGATCTTTCGTCCGTCGCGCAGCACGGTGACGCGGTTGCTGATCTCGACCACTTCGTGCAGTTTATGAGAAATGAAAATAAGTCCATGCCCGTCCTTCACCATTTGCCGCATGATGACGAACAACTCGTCCACTTCCTGCGGGGTGAGGACAGCCGTCGGCTCGTCGAGGATGAGCAACGCCGCGCCGCGATACAGGGCTTTGATGATCTCCACACGCTGCTGCTGCCCCACCGACAACTGCCAAATGTAGGCCTCCGGATCGATCTTCAAGCCGTATATCTTTGCCAATTCAAGAATGCGTTTTGAAACCTGGTCGAGGTCGGTCATGAATCCGCGGGTGGATGGCAACCCGAGAGCGACATTTTCAGCAACCGTCAGCGTGGGTACAAGCATGAAATGCTGATGGATCATGCCGATGCCAAGTCCGATCGAATCGTTGGGGGATGCAATGCTGACAGGCTTGCCATTCAACAGGATTTCGCCTTCATCCGGGTGATACAAGCCGTAGAGAATCTTCATCAACGTGCTTTTGCCCGCGCCGTTCTCACCAAGCAAGGCATGCACCTCACCGGATTTCACGTCGAAGTCAACATGGTCGCTGGCAAGCACACCAGGGAATCGTTTGGTGATTCCGCGCATTTCGAGGCTGTCGATGCGGGCTCGTCCTGATGGAAGCTTGTTCTCTCGGTCGGTCATGGGAGCATCCTGTTCGGATGGCTTCGGGAGCCTTTCCAGACTCCCGAAGCCTGATCGTTATTGCAGTTTACGGAAGAGTGATCGTGATTGTTCCGTCGACGATTCCCTGGATGGTCTGTTCCGCCAGGGCTTTGGCATCGGCAGGAAGATCGTACTCGGGGTTGAATTCAATCACTTCGCCTCCATTCTCAAGATTGGCGGTGAAGGACTGGCCGCCCAACGTGCCTTCCTTGATCAAGGCGATCATTTCTTTGAGAGCCACTTCCCAGTGATAGACCTGGCTGGCGACCACAATACCCGGCGCCAGGGAGGACTGATTGGACTGCGTCCCAAACCAGAGGGCTCCGGCTTCTTCGGCTTTGCCAATCGCACCCACGACCATCTGGGCGGTCCCGGTCAACGCATCGGCTCCAGCGGAGATGTGAGTCGTCGCGGCTTCAGAGGCAAGCGCAACGTCGGAGAACGAACCGATGTAGTTCACGTTCACCTGAACGGTGGGATCGGTCGCAGCAACGCCAGCTTTGAACCCGTCCACATACAGTTTTGCATCACCGGTCTCGATGGGACCCACAACGCCGATCACCTTGGAGGTGCTCAATGTGGCCGCCATCACACCGTTGACATAACCGCCTTCGTGAGAGGCTGCTTCATAGGCAAAAATATTGGGCTGGTCGAACGTATCCAATGTGGTGCCCCAGGCAAAACTGGTTTCAGGGAAATCGGGGGCGATTTCCTGCAGAGAGGAACCATACTGCGAGCCGTGTGCGATCACAAGGTCGAAACCCTGCGAGGCATAGTCGCGGATCGCCGCAGCAGCATCATCCACCACGAACATACCTTCGGAATACACGACCTCGAACATTTCAGGTCCGCCCATTTCCTCTTGAATGCGCATGAGGGCATCGTACATGCTCTGGCTGAACGCCAGGTCATTGATCGCACTCGGCATTACGACCGCCACCCGGAAGGGTTCGGCAGGGACTTCTTCAGTTGCAGCTTCAGTGGGGGCTTCAGTCATTGCTTCCGTCGCGGCAGGTTCCTCCGCCGGTGTTTCTGCGGGAGCGCCGCACGCGCTCAAAACAAGCGAGAGCGCAACAAGTAGGGTCAAAAACCATGCTATTTTTTTCATCATCTTCTCCTAGTAGATTTTGAATGGGATATTGGTACAACTCAAATCGGCTTTCTATTTCTTCTTTCTATTCTGCCTCCTAACCGGGAACTAGTTCTCCCGCTCAAAGGGTTTCGACAAAGCAGACGGTGACCTGACCCTGGAAACACTTGCAACCAAAACCAGAATGGTCAGCACATAAGGCATCATCACCGCAATATCCGACGGGACTGGGATACCCAATACTTGAATCCATAACTGCAGAGAGTTCACCATACTGAACAACAACGCGCCCCACAAAACACCCGTTGGTTTCCAGCCTCCGAAATAAACCAAGGCAACCGCTATGAAACCCAGCCCGCTGGTCATGTTCTGTTGAAAGACGTTCAGCAACGCAATCGAGAGCGAAGCTCCTGCAATCCCTGAAAGAATTCCACCGAGGATGATGGTGAAATAACGGATGCGAGCCACATTTACTCCAAGCGAATCAGCCGCATCCGGGTTTTCGCCCACCGCGCGAATCTTCAAACCAAGCGTGGTCTTGTTCAAGACGAACCAGGCAAGCGGCACAAGCAGGAAGGCGCCATATACAAGAATGTTTTGATTGAATAAGATCTCGCCGATACCGGGAATATCGCTCATGCCGGGAAAGTAAATCCTGGGAAAACCCTGCACCGTTTCAACCGTTCCCATCAAGGTCTGGAACAGCAGTTCGCTCATGCCCAAACCAAAAAGATAAAAGCCGATTCCGCTGATGCCCTGCTGTGCATGCAGGTTCACGGTCACATACGCCATTGCCAGACCCATTAACGCCCCCACTATGACCGCCGCCAGCAAACCAAGCCACAAGTTCCCCGTATTGAAAGCCACATAGAATGCAGCAAAACAACCGAGCAGCATCTGCCCTTCGACGCCTAAATTCAACACACCGCTCTTCTGGCCGAATGTTTCACCGATGGCGGCATACAAATATGGAGTCGCAAGACGGATCCCTGATGCTAGGATGCCGATAAGGACCGTGGTGGATAAAAGATCAGAGATCATTGCTTCGCCTCATTCCGGACCTCTGGCTGTTGCTGTTTCGTCGATATTTCCACGTCCGGGGCTG
This portion of the Anaerolineales bacterium genome encodes:
- a CDS encoding ABC transporter ATP-binding protein, with translation MTDRENKLPSGRARIDSLEMRGITKRFPGVLASDHVDFDVKSGEVHALLGENGAGKSTLMKILYGLYHPDEGEILLNGKPVSIASPNDSIGLGIGMIHQHFMLVPTLTVAENVALGLPSTRGFMTDLDQVSKRILELAKIYGLKIDPEAYIWQLSVGQQQRVEIIKALYRGAALLILDEPTAVLTPQEVDELFVIMRQMVKDGHGLIFISHKLHEVVEISNRVTVLRDGRKIGTRPTSEVTKQDLANWMVGREVGLIPDRGVVDRGEARLELNNISCSSDRGTPGLRGVTLEVCSGEILGIAGVSGNGQRELAEVIAGLRKAASGQVILEGQDVTGLPPAARTDRMLSYIPEERMRDGVIREFTVAENMVLREHEKRPYSRVGFLNLGEISRHTDELIKRFQVKTPSRDTLAKNLSGGNIQKVVLAREISRAPRVVIAAQPTRGLDIGATEYVREQLLEQRRNGVAIMLISEDLDEILALSDRIAVLYEGRVMDIVPREHATPEKLGLLMAGVHLEESASVVK
- a CDS encoding BMP family protein; this translates as MTEAPTEAATEEVPAEPFRVAVVMPSAINDLAFSQSMYDALMRIQEEMGGPEMFEVVYSEGMFVVDDAAAAIRDYASQGFDLVIAHGSQYGSSLQEIAPDFPETSFAWGTTLDTFDQPNIFAYEAASHEGGYVNGVMAATLSTSKVIGVVGPIETGDAKLYVDGFKAGVAATDPTVQVNVNYIGSFSDVALASEAATTHISAGADALTGTAQMVVGAIGKAEEAGALWFGTQSNQSSLAPGIVVASQVYHWEVALKEMIALIKEGTLGGQSFTANLENGGEVIEFNPEYDLPADAKALAEQTIQGIVDGTITITLP
- a CDS encoding ABC transporter permease; the encoded protein is MSDLLSTTVLIGILASGIRLATPYLYAAIGETFGQKSGVLNLGVEGQMLLGCFAAFYVAFNTGNLWLGLLAAVIVGALMGLAMAYVTVNLHAQQGISGIGFYLFGLGMSELLFQTLMGTVETVQGFPRIYFPGMSDIPGIGEILFNQNILVYGAFLLVPLAWFVLNKTTLGLKIRAVGENPDAADSLGVNVARIRYFTIILGGILSGIAGASLSIALLNVFQQNMTSGLGFIAVALVYFGGWKPTGVLWGALLFSMVNSLQLWIQVLGIPVPSDIAVMMPYVLTILVLVASVSRVRSPSALSKPFEREN